From Echinicola jeungdonensis, the proteins below share one genomic window:
- a CDS encoding RagB/SusD family nutrient uptake outer membrane protein, producing MKFNNQIYIICLLALSTFSCEDFLEEENRSNVNADTYFVDESGYESLVSAAYSSLRNVWGDDPWLFCLGVDIYTRGESELIGGTYENRDVFSSQLNEYAGLDPQNSFVSDFYSEVYRAIQICNTAISRADAVNGMDEQKKQRLVSEVKFLRAYYYYLLVEQFGGIPIVEEEINSAVTNFERASEATVYEYIISELQSSMEGVSPGPDQFGRVSEGAVKNLLALVHLTRGYRSYGAPDDFSLAASLADEVINDYGYSLLGTFEEVFTPGNEINSEIIFSVQYDPGTLGVTSQGRPDGNGQSAHWGWELWTKEAGFERENPTYNWKKSQFTPTQFLYSLFNTSMDSRYDGTFLSTFYATIDDPAQGIEAGDLKVYFPKWDEDFTTLDSLAFMAQHPNANIITYPRWKQDIENVGGAGKFPMVWKFHDPDAAFHSNTDNYTGTRDIFLYRLAETYLIAAEAYHNLGNNALAADRINTVRRRAAIPGNESTMEISAADVDLDFILDERAREMTGEYKRWMDLKRTGKLIERTLQHNNLAERANQIKPFHLLRPIPQSVIDRDTGEFPQNPDYN from the coding sequence ATGAAATTTAATAATCAAATATATATAATCTGCTTATTAGCTTTGTCTACTTTTTCTTGTGAAGATTTCCTTGAAGAAGAAAACAGAAGTAATGTAAACGCTGATACTTATTTTGTTGATGAGTCAGGTTACGAATCATTAGTTAGCGCAGCCTATTCCTCATTAAGGAATGTGTGGGGAGATGACCCTTGGCTTTTTTGCCTTGGCGTTGATATTTACACCAGAGGGGAAAGCGAACTTATCGGCGGTACTTATGAGAACCGGGATGTGTTCAGTAGCCAACTCAATGAATATGCTGGTTTGGATCCTCAAAATAGTTTTGTTTCTGATTTTTATTCAGAGGTTTACCGGGCTATTCAGATTTGCAATACAGCCATATCAAGAGCAGATGCTGTCAATGGAATGGATGAGCAAAAGAAACAAAGGCTTGTTTCAGAGGTTAAGTTTCTTCGTGCCTATTATTATTATTTGTTAGTAGAGCAATTTGGTGGTATTCCAATTGTGGAAGAAGAAATCAACTCTGCAGTCACCAATTTTGAAAGGGCTTCTGAGGCAACCGTATATGAATATATCATTAGCGAATTGCAATCCTCTATGGAGGGAGTTTCTCCTGGTCCTGACCAATTTGGTCGGGTTAGTGAAGGAGCGGTGAAAAACCTCCTGGCTTTGGTTCATCTCACCAGAGGATATCGGTCTTATGGGGCTCCTGATGATTTTTCTTTGGCAGCATCTTTAGCTGATGAAGTAATAAATGATTACGGATATTCTCTATTAGGCACATTTGAAGAAGTGTTCACCCCTGGCAATGAAATAAATAGTGAGATCATTTTTTCTGTACAATATGATCCGGGGACGTTGGGGGTAACCAGTCAAGGACGTCCTGACGGGAACGGGCAAAGTGCACATTGGGGATGGGAATTATGGACCAAGGAAGCAGGGTTTGAGCGTGAAAATCCTACCTATAACTGGAAAAAGTCACAATTCACTCCAACCCAATTCTTATACTCCCTTTTTAATACAAGTATGGACAGTCGGTATGATGGGACGTTCTTAAGTACGTTTTATGCTACTATTGATGATCCTGCACAAGGCATTGAAGCGGGGGATCTAAAAGTGTATTTTCCAAAGTGGGATGAGGATTTTACAACCCTTGACTCACTGGCTTTTATGGCACAGCATCCTAACGCTAATATCATTACTTATCCCAGATGGAAACAGGATATTGAGAATGTCGGAGGAGCAGGAAAATTCCCAATGGTGTGGAAGTTTCATGATCCAGATGCAGCTTTCCATTCCAATACCGACAACTACACCGGAACTCGCGATATTTTCCTTTACCGGTTGGCAGAAACCTATCTAATTGCTGCTGAAGCTTATCATAATTTAGGAAATAATGCTTTGGCTGCTGATAGGATCAATACTGTTAGAAGGAGGGCAGCCATTCCTGGAAATGAGTCAACAATGGAGATTTCAGCAGCCGATGTGGACCTTGACTTTATCCTCGATGAAAGAGCACGTGAAATGACAGGGGAATATAAGCGTTGGATGGATCTGAAAAGAACCGGCAAATTGATTGAACGAACTTTGCAGCATAATAATCTTGCAGAAAGAGCAAATCAAATAAAACCATTCCATTTGTTACGGCCAATTCCTCAATCGGTTATTGACCGGGACACTGGAGAATTCCCACAGAATCCTGACTACAACTAA